The window GGATGCGGGGGCGCAGGCGTGGGATGACTACGTGCATCTGCGTGAAAACCCCGCCGGACGCACCCGCGATTTGTGGCACCATGAGGCGGGCTGTGGCGCGTGGCTGGTCGTGACGCGCGATACGGTAACCCACGAGGTCCATGGGGCTGACTTGGTGTCAGATGTTGCGCAGGGGACAAGCACATGAGGGTCTCTGTCCGGAGTCTGGGCGCGCCCGTTGTGTTTCGCTTTGACGGTGAAAGCTATGAGGGGCGCGCGGGCGATACTGTCGCCTCGGCTTTGCTGGCCAATGGTGCGCGTTTGATGGGGCGCTCTTTTAAATACCACCGTCCGCGCGGTGTGTTGAGCGCGGGTTCGGAAGAGCCGAATGCGCTTGTTACAGTTGGGCGGGGTGCAGCGGCGGAGCCGAATGTGCGCGCCACTGTGCAGGAAATCTATGACGGGCTGGAGGTGTTCTCTCAATCCGCTTGGCCGTCGTTGCACTTTGACGCAATGGCGATGAACGATCTGGCGGCGCCGTTTCTGGGGGCTGGGTTCTATTACAAAACCTTCATGTGGCCCAAGGCGTTCTGGGAAAAGCTGTACGAGCCGATTATCCGCCGTGCTGCGGGCCTTGGTGCGCTGAGTGGTCAGCATAACCCCGACACCTATGACCGTGCCTTTGCGTTTTGTGATCTGCTGGTGGTCGGTGCCGGACCTACCGGATTGATGGCCGCGCGCGTCGCGGCCGAGGCGGGTTTGGACGTGATCCTGTGTGACGAAGATTCCGAGTTCGGCGGCCGGTTGCTGGCTGAGGTCGAGAATATAGATCACATGCCTGCGCAGGAATGGGTTGCCGAACAGGTGCGCAAACTTGCAGCGATGCCAAATGTGCGCCTGATGTCGCGCACAACTGTGACAGGCGTCTACGACGGTGGTGTATATGGCGCGTTGGAGCGAGTGACGCATCACATGCCCCGTACTGAGGCCCCTCTAGAGTGTTTTTGGCGGATAACAGCAGCACACACGATATTGGCAGCAGGCGCATTGGAACGCCCCATAGCGTTCCGGAACAATGACCGCCCCGGGATAATGACAGCAGGGGCTGTACGCGCATATCTCAACCGCTGGGGCGTTGTCCCCGCAAGAACAGTGGCGGTATTCGGCAATAACGATGATGCCCACCGCACGGCACATGATCTACACCACGCGGGCGTGATGGTTGTCGCGTTGATTGACAGCCGCGCAGACGCATCCGTGGAGGATGTGCCGTACCCGGTCTATTTGGGTGCACAGGTGTCCGACACGGTTGGTCGGCTGGGTCTGTCCAGTATCAAGGTTCGCACGGCCAGCGGTAAGGTCGAACATATCGCAGCAGAGTGTCTGGCGATGTCCGGAGGCTGGAACCCCACAGTGCATCTGACTTGCCACATGAATGGTCGCCCATCGTGGCGTGAGGATATCGCGGCATTTGTTCCCACAAAGGGCGCCGTGCCGAATTTGGAAGCGGCCGGTGCCTGTAACGGCACGTTCTCGACTGCGCGCTGTTTGGCCGAGGGTGCCGCCGCAGCGCAGCGTGTGATTAAGGCGCTGGACGGAAGGTCGGTGGAATTGGATATGCCCGATGCGGCGGATGCCCGATATAGGATATCGCCGCTCTGGGCAGTGGCCGGTAAAGGGCGGGCATGGCTTGATTTCCAGAACGATGTAACGGTGAAGGATATCAAGCAGGCCGCGACCGAGAACTTCCGCTCGGTCGAGCATATGAAGCGCTATACCACTCAAGGAATGGCGACCGATCAGGGCAAGAACTCTAACGTGGGGGCACTGGCTGTGTTGGCCGATGCCACAGGGCGGGGCATACAGCAGACAGGAACTACCACCTTCCGGCCCCCGTATTCTCCGGTCGCGATTGCGGCTCTTGGGGCAGGGGCGCAGGGCAAAGGTTTTGCGCCAGAGCGTTTCACAACATCACACGCACAATCCGTACAAATGGGCGCGCCGATGATCGAGGCGGGTCTATGGTACCGCCCCAGTTATTTCCCGCGCAAAGGCGAGGATACCTGGCGGCAGTCGTGTGATCGTGAGGTGGGTTATGTCCGGCGCACTGTGGGCGTTTGTGATGTTAGCACCCTGGGCAAGATCGATATTCAAGGCCCTGATGCGGCCAAGTTGCTGGATTTTGTGTACACGGGCATGTTCTCGACCCTGCGCGAAAATCGCGTGCGCTATGGGCTAATGCTGCGCGAAGATGGCACTGTAATGGATGACGGCACCTGCGCGCGACTGGGGCCAAACCACTATCTGATGACCACCACCACGGCTGCGGCGGGTGATGTTATGCGGCATCTGGAGTTTGTCACACAGGCCCTGCATCCTGAATGGGATGTGGTGTTTACTTCGGTGACAGAGCAATGGGCGCAGTTTGCCGTGGCAGGGCCAAAAGCGCGCAGCTTGTTGAACAAACTGTTAAATGATCCGGTGGACAACGACGCATTTCCTTTCATGGCTTGCGGCGCTGTGCGCGTAATGGGCGTGGATGCACGATTGTTCCGCATCTCCTTTTCGGGTGAGCATGCGTATGAACTGGCCGTGCCTGCGCGCTACGGTGCGGCATTGTTCGAGCGGCTGGTTGAGCGGGCCGAAGCGCTGGAAGGCGGCGCTTATGGTATGGAAGCGCTAAACGTGCTGCGCATTGAGAAGGGGCATATCACCCATGCAGAAATTCATGGCCGCGTGACGGCGTTTGATGTCTGCATGGAGCGGATGGTGTCTGACAAAAAGGATTGCGTGGGCAAGGTCATGGCCGCGCGCGATGGGTTGGTGGACCCGATGCGCGAAAGGCTGGTGGGCATGCGGCCTGTGAGCGCCGTCAAACAGCTGACAGCGGGAGCGCATATCTTTGAGGACGGTGCGGCCCATGTTCACGCCAATGATCAAGGCTATGTCACGTCGGTGTGCTATTCGCCGGACGTAGGAACCATGATCGGACTTGGCTTTGTCAAAGGGGGACCGGACCGGATGGGGGAGCGTATGGTGGTGCGCGACCACGTGCGCGATCTAACGCTAGAGGTCGAAATCTGTTCGCCTGTTTTTATTGATCCCGAAGGAGGACGCCTGCGTGGTTGAACTTGACGCAAAGAGCCCCTTTGACGGGCTGCTGCCGCTCCGTATCGGGGAATTGGATGTGACAGAGATGGAAGTCGGGCCCATCACCTCGGTGATGCCTTTTGCCGATACCTCAAAGGAGACGTTGGACCAGATGCTCGGCTTGTCGTTTCCTGCGCCGGGGCAGTCCACCGGTGATGGTACGCGGCGGTGTGTCTGGGTGGGACAGGGTGAGGCGCTGTTGATGGGGGATCGTCCCGAAACAGGGCAGGGTGCCTATGCCGCCTTGGTAGACCAGTCAGATGCGTGGGCCGTTGTATGCCTGCGGGGGGGGCGCGCGGATGATGCTTTGGCGCGTTTGGTGCCGGTGGATATGCGGCTGCGGGTTTTTCAGATTGGGGCCACTGCGCGCTCGCAGTTGGGCCATATGAATGCCAGCATCACCCGTATCAGCGAAGATGCCTTTATGATCGCGGTTTTCCGCTCAATGGCGCAAACGCTTGTTCACGATTTGCGGACCGCTCTGGAAGCTGTGGCCGCGCGGGGGTAAGCTGCGCGCAAATGTGATATTCTGGAGTATGTTATGATCCGTGTTTTAAGTGTTGTTGCCTGCGCCGCTCTGGCCGCCCCTGCGGTTGCTGCCACAGCAAAGGAAAAAGATTGTGGATATCAGGGCGACGTTGTGTCGGCCGTGCAGGGCGCACGTGTTGCACGTGTCAAAGAGCGTAAGGTCGCAGCTCATGTCGCCGATGCCGCGCCCGAATGGCCTGAGAAATACAATGCGGTGATCCCGTTGGTGACGCCGTGGGTTTACGGCCTGACCATGGCCGAGGTGAAATCGGCCGATCTGGGTGCTGCGTGGAAAGAGCAATGCCTCGCGCAATAGACATGCTCGGCTTACCACGACAGGGTGGCAAGCCAAGGCTTGCGCCCGACTATTTCGACAGGTTGTTGACAGATACTGATCCGGTCGATGCGGTCGCCGCGCTGAGCGCGTTCTGGCAGCCGCGGATTGATAGCAGAGCCGCGAGATTTGGCCTTAGTGTGGCTGAATACAACGTGCACCTGATCCTGATTTATACAGGGGAAATTGCTGACGGTGGCCACGCACAGTATTTTGTGAACAGAGGTGTCGCCTATGTGGATGATACTATTGCGGCACTAAATGCCGTAGGTCTGGAAACGCTTGGCGATGTGCTGGCGCAGGCCCAATCCATTCTGGCGGTAGCAGGGCGCGAGTTTGCCGATTGTGATGCTGCGGCGGATGAAAAACTGCCGGAGGTGGATGTCGTGTTACTGCGATACTGCCGCGCCCATAAAGACACCCTTTTGTTGCCTGAACGCGGACTTTTGCAGGGGTGAATTCGACGCGCGCTTCTGGACTCTGACCGCGCGCTGACCATATGGATAAGTATGAGTCTTCCACCCGGTTTCCTTGATGAATTGCGCACACGCTCCAGCCTCAGTCAGGTTGTCGGGCGCAAAGTCATGTGGGATGCGCGTAAGTCCAATCAAGGCAAGGGTGATATGTGGGCACCGTGCCCCTTCCATCAGGAAAAATCAGCCAGCTTCCATGTAGATGATCGCAAAGGGTTCTATTATTGCTTCGGCTGTCACGCCAAAGGCGATGCGATTTCTTTCGTGCGAGAGACGGAAAACGTCAGCTTTATGGAGGCGGTAGAAATTTTGGCCCGTGAGGCCGGGATGCCTATGCCGCAGCTTGATCCACGTGCGCAGGAGAAATCCGACAAGCGGACCGAACTTGCCGATGTGATGGAGCTGGCGGTCAAGTGGTTTCGCTTGCAGCTACGCACTGGCGGGGCGTCATCAGCGCGTGATTATCTGGAGCGGCGTGGTTTGCCTCAAGCGGTTTGTGACCGCTGGGAGATCGGGTTTGCGCCTGACAGCTGGCAAGGTCTCTGGGATGCGTTGAAGGGCAAGGACATCCCGGATGAATTGATCCTGGGTGCCGGACTGGCCAAACCGTCGAGCAAGGGCGGCAAGCCCTATGATACTTTCCGTGGTCGCATCATGTATCCGATCCGTGATGCGCGGGGACGCGCAATAGCCTTCGGTGGCCGCGCGATGGATCCTGACGATAAGGCGAAATACCTCAACTCGCCCGAGACAGAGCTGTTTGATAAGGGGCGCAGCCTTTATAACGTGCGGGATGCGCGGGTGGCAGCCGGCAAGGGACAACCATTGCTGGTGGCCGAAGGCTACATGGACGTGATTGCCCTAAGCGAGGCGGGATTTGGTGCTTCTGTTGCACCGCTGGGTACTGCAATTACCGAAAACCAGTTGGCGATGCTGTGGCGTATCAGTGATGAGCCGATTATCACGCTCGACGGGGACACCGCAGGCCAACGCGCAGCCTTGCGCCTGATTGATCTGGCCCTGCCGTTGCTTGAGGCTGGTCGCAGCCTGCGTTTTGCGATGATGCCGGAAGGACAGGATCCCGACGATCTTTTGAAATCGTCCGGCGCAGCGGCTGTTCAGACGCTGCTGGATGCAGCGGTCCCGATGGTACAGCTGCTGTGGCAACGCGAAACCGAGGGCAAGGTGTTTGACAGCCCCGAACGCAAGGCGGCGCTGGATAAATCCCTGCGCGAAAAGATCATGCTGATCAAAGACCCCAGCATCCGTAGTCACTACGGTCAGGCAATCAAGGACCTGCGCTGGGATCTGTTTCGCTCCAAATCAAGCGGCAAGGGGGGCGATAAAAGCTTTAGCCCGCGCAAGGAGCGGCAATCTGGCCAGCCATGGAACAGCCGTGCGCCGCAGGGCCCGTCGGCAGGGGCGAAGGCCTCTATGCTGGCCATTGCGGCCGATGCA is drawn from Sulfitobacter sp. S223 and contains these coding sequences:
- a CDS encoding sarcosine oxidase subunit gamma: MVELDAKSPFDGLLPLRIGELDVTEMEVGPITSVMPFADTSKETLDQMLGLSFPAPGQSTGDGTRRCVWVGQGEALLMGDRPETGQGAYAALVDQSDAWAVVCLRGGRADDALARLVPVDMRLRVFQIGATARSQLGHMNASITRISEDAFMIAVFRSMAQTLVHDLRTALEAVAARG
- a CDS encoding sarcosine oxidase subunit delta encodes the protein MRIPCPLCGVRDRREFYYKGAAVALARPALDAGAQAWDDYVHLRENPAGRTRDLWHHEAGCGAWLVVTRDTVTHEVHGADLVSDVAQGTST
- the dnaG gene encoding DNA primase, yielding MSLPPGFLDELRTRSSLSQVVGRKVMWDARKSNQGKGDMWAPCPFHQEKSASFHVDDRKGFYYCFGCHAKGDAISFVRETENVSFMEAVEILAREAGMPMPQLDPRAQEKSDKRTELADVMELAVKWFRLQLRTGGASSARDYLERRGLPQAVCDRWEIGFAPDSWQGLWDALKGKDIPDELILGAGLAKPSSKGGKPYDTFRGRIMYPIRDARGRAIAFGGRAMDPDDKAKYLNSPETELFDKGRSLYNVRDARVAAGKGQPLLVAEGYMDVIALSEAGFGASVAPLGTAITENQLAMLWRISDEPIITLDGDTAGQRAALRLIDLALPLLEAGRSLRFAMMPEGQDPDDLLKSSGAAAVQTLLDAAVPMVQLLWQRETEGKVFDSPERKAALDKSLREKIMLIKDPSIRSHYGQAIKDLRWDLFRSKSSGKGGDKSFSPRKERQSGQPWNSRAPQGPSAGAKASMLAIAADARATDHLREAVILAACISCPDVVEPFESGLESMACLDGDHARLRDLILRHSLDGADVLRGRIEDVLGPDTLENLLSQRHVAITPCIRKPGDAEMAKTTIAEELAKLEAVRGLMEEVKDAADDLTGEADEGLTWRLAEAAKAADRAQRTGQEDKAEYVIADNGARLDREEVAKSRSFFEQIDFSKGGKKG
- a CDS encoding sarcosine oxidase subunit alpha family protein: MRVSVRSLGAPVVFRFDGESYEGRAGDTVASALLANGARLMGRSFKYHRPRGVLSAGSEEPNALVTVGRGAAAEPNVRATVQEIYDGLEVFSQSAWPSLHFDAMAMNDLAAPFLGAGFYYKTFMWPKAFWEKLYEPIIRRAAGLGALSGQHNPDTYDRAFAFCDLLVVGAGPTGLMAARVAAEAGLDVILCDEDSEFGGRLLAEVENIDHMPAQEWVAEQVRKLAAMPNVRLMSRTTVTGVYDGGVYGALERVTHHMPRTEAPLECFWRITAAHTILAAGALERPIAFRNNDRPGIMTAGAVRAYLNRWGVVPARTVAVFGNNDDAHRTAHDLHHAGVMVVALIDSRADASVEDVPYPVYLGAQVSDTVGRLGLSSIKVRTASGKVEHIAAECLAMSGGWNPTVHLTCHMNGRPSWREDIAAFVPTKGAVPNLEAAGACNGTFSTARCLAEGAAAAQRVIKALDGRSVELDMPDAADARYRISPLWAVAGKGRAWLDFQNDVTVKDIKQAATENFRSVEHMKRYTTQGMATDQGKNSNVGALAVLADATGRGIQQTGTTTFRPPYSPVAIAALGAGAQGKGFAPERFTTSHAQSVQMGAPMIEAGLWYRPSYFPRKGEDTWRQSCDREVGYVRRTVGVCDVSTLGKIDIQGPDAAKLLDFVYTGMFSTLRENRVRYGLMLREDGTVMDDGTCARLGPNHYLMTTTTAAAGDVMRHLEFVTQALHPEWDVVFTSVTEQWAQFAVAGPKARSLLNKLLNDPVDNDAFPFMACGAVRVMGVDARLFRISFSGEHAYELAVPARYGAALFERLVERAEALEGGAYGMEALNVLRIEKGHITHAEIHGRVTAFDVCMERMVSDKKDCVGKVMAARDGLVDPMRERLVGMRPVSAVKQLTAGAHIFEDGAAHVHANDQGYVTSVCYSPDVGTMIGLGFVKGGPDRMGERMVVRDHVRDLTLEVEICSPVFIDPEGGRLRG
- a CDS encoding DMP19 family protein, yielding MPRAIDMLGLPRQGGKPRLAPDYFDRLLTDTDPVDAVAALSAFWQPRIDSRAARFGLSVAEYNVHLILIYTGEIADGGHAQYFVNRGVAYVDDTIAALNAVGLETLGDVLAQAQSILAVAGREFADCDAAADEKLPEVDVVLLRYCRAHKDTLLLPERGLLQG